In a single window of the Leptolyngbya sp. 'hensonii' genome:
- the nadC gene encoding carboxylating nicotinate-nucleotide diphosphorylase, which produces MSAILPPRIILDPLLQSWLAEDIGRGDRTTQSLLSIQEKTGQAAWIAKEAGIIAGLPISIRLFQLLDERVSLAPTIHEGHRCEPGDVIARLHGPLAALLIGERVALNLTMRLCGIATLTRKYVEQISDLPVRLVDTRKITPGLRLLEKYATQVGGAINHRLGLDDAVMIKDNHIAAAGGITAAIAQVRAHIPYPMMVEVETETLAQVEEALDSGADIIMLDNMLAGEMRIAVQKIRERNQRIRIEASGNITLETIRNVAETGVDYISTSAPVTRSSWLDLSMKVDPLTST; this is translated from the coding sequence ATGAGCGCTATTTTACCTCCCCGCATTATTTTGGACCCGTTGTTACAAAGCTGGTTAGCTGAGGATATTGGGCGGGGCGATCGGACAACCCAAAGCCTCCTGTCCATTCAAGAAAAGACTGGACAAGCAGCGTGGATCGCCAAAGAGGCAGGAATTATCGCTGGGCTCCCGATTTCAATCCGTCTCTTTCAACTCCTGGATGAACGAGTCAGCCTGGCTCCAACCATCCATGAAGGACACCGATGTGAGCCAGGAGATGTTATTGCTCGATTACATGGCCCTTTAGCTGCGTTGTTAATTGGGGAGCGCGTTGCCCTCAATCTGACCATGCGGTTGTGTGGAATCGCCACATTAACCCGCAAGTATGTCGAGCAAATCAGCGATCTACCCGTTCGTCTGGTCGATACCCGCAAAATCACCCCTGGATTAAGGCTTCTAGAGAAATATGCGACTCAAGTGGGAGGAGCCATCAACCACCGCCTGGGACTGGATGATGCGGTGATGATTAAAGACAACCACATTGCCGCCGCTGGTGGCATTACCGCTGCGATCGCCCAAGTGCGTGCCCATATCCCCTATCCCATGATGGTTGAAGTAGAAACTGAAACCCTGGCACAAGTTGAGGAAGCCCTGGATTCCGGTGCTGACATCATCATGCTCGACAACATGCTTGCAGGGGAAATGCGCATAGCCGTGCAGAAAATTCGGGAGCGGAATCAGCGCATTCGAATTGAGGCATCTGGAAACATTACCTTAGAGACCATTCGGAATGTCGCTGAAACAGGCGTGGATTATATTTCTACTAGCGCGCCTGTAACCCGATCAAGCTGGTTAGACCTCAGCATGAAAGTGGACCCTTTAACCAGCACCTAG
- a CDS encoding circadian clock KaiB family protein — MSLPPTFKGIALFTPGADLVYCIDPNKQNRWHLQLCAALQEFLGLPEPPHFLIPCYTATLDLWLNPRTQQIEVFAEAYPLVLRHQTLLNAVFGTDNLTWKAAERMEGACDPVVLSTYRAQFPQLWEEHDLILRIDQLNREISSVWLQRSPPNHTSLDVQLLKYPFEPRSGSAETAGLAQGNSAQGYVLRLFVSGHHPGTEKALQRLHQVLERSLQLPYTLKVIDVLKYPELAEVDQVSATPTLVRAWPLPVRRLVGELDNLDRVLQVIGS, encoded by the coding sequence TTGTCTTTGCCTCCAACTTTTAAGGGAATTGCCCTCTTTACACCGGGAGCAGATTTAGTTTACTGCATTGATCCCAACAAACAGAATCGCTGGCATCTTCAACTCTGTGCGGCACTTCAAGAATTTTTGGGTCTTCCTGAACCCCCCCATTTTTTGATTCCTTGCTATACAGCGACCCTTGACCTTTGGCTGAATCCCAGAACTCAGCAAATCGAAGTGTTTGCTGAAGCTTACCCCTTGGTGTTGCGCCATCAGACCCTCTTAAATGCGGTCTTTGGCACGGACAACCTGACCTGGAAGGCTGCAGAGAGAATGGAGGGGGCCTGTGACCCTGTCGTTCTGTCTACCTACCGAGCTCAATTTCCTCAATTATGGGAGGAGCATGATCTGATCCTGCGGATTGATCAACTTAACCGTGAGATTTCATCAGTCTGGCTACAGCGATCGCCCCCCAATCACACCAGTCTGGATGTGCAGCTTTTAAAGTATCCCTTCGAGCCCAGATCTGGTAGTGCCGAAACAGCAGGATTAGCTCAGGGAAATTCAGCTCAGGGGTACGTTTTAAGGTTGTTTGTCTCTGGTCATCATCCTGGGACTGAAAAGGCTCTGCAGCGGTTGCATCAGGTGCTTGAACGATCGCTTCAGTTACCCTACACCCTGAAAGTGATTGATGTCCTGAAGTATCCAGAACTGGCTGAAGTCGATCAAGTTTCTGCAACCCCCACTTTAGTAAGAGCCTGGCCTTTACCAGTCCGCCGTCTGGTTGGTGAGTTAGATAATTTGGACAGAGTTCTCCAGGTTATTGGTTCATAA
- the bioF gene encoding 8-amino-7-oxononanoate synthase, translating into MSESAYGWIERALSTIHRAHWTRSTQTLYGLPGAVVNLDGQEVLNFASNDYLNLASDHRLIEAAIAATREFGTGSTGSRLLSGHRALHRQLEIAIADLKQTEEALVFSSGYLANLGTIAALVGPRDLVLSDQYNHSSLKQGVILSRAHGLDYAHGNLADLRYKLEQQRSAHRRCLILTDSVFSMDGDLCPLPELLALSHEFNCMVLIDEAHGTGVLGPTGAGCVEHFGCTGQPLIQMGTLSKALGSLGGYVAGSRLLIDFLRNRSPTWIYTTGLSPADTAAALAAVTIVRGEPDRRTRLWHNVQRLKELLSQDFPTPPPWQQLPSDSPILCLQVTDAATVLAMGQHLKQSGLFVSAIRPPTAPTSRIRLTVMSSHQEGHLQQLSQGLRSWLSGKKP; encoded by the coding sequence ATGAGCGAATCAGCCTATGGCTGGATCGAGCGGGCACTCTCAACCATTCATCGCGCCCATTGGACCCGATCGACCCAAACTCTGTACGGGTTACCAGGGGCTGTCGTCAACCTAGACGGGCAAGAAGTCCTTAACTTTGCCAGCAATGATTATCTCAACCTGGCCAGTGACCACCGTCTGATCGAAGCGGCGATCGCTGCGACTCGCGAATTTGGCACAGGCAGTACTGGCTCCCGGCTCCTCAGCGGTCATCGGGCCTTACATCGCCAGTTAGAAATCGCGATCGCCGATTTGAAACAAACCGAAGAGGCCCTGGTCTTCAGCTCAGGCTATCTAGCCAATTTGGGAACGATCGCAGCCCTAGTCGGTCCACGCGATCTAGTGCTCTCCGACCAATACAATCACTCCAGCCTGAAACAGGGCGTGATTCTCAGTCGTGCCCATGGGCTGGACTATGCCCATGGCAATCTAGCCGACCTCCGATACAAGCTGGAACAGCAGCGATCAGCCCATCGCCGTTGCCTGATCCTCACCGACAGCGTGTTCAGTATGGACGGCGATCTGTGTCCCCTTCCAGAATTGCTGGCGCTCTCTCATGAGTTCAACTGTATGGTCCTGATCGATGAAGCCCATGGTACCGGCGTTCTAGGGCCAACTGGAGCCGGATGCGTGGAACACTTTGGTTGTACCGGCCAACCCCTGATCCAGATGGGAACCCTGAGCAAAGCCCTGGGGAGCCTGGGTGGGTATGTTGCTGGTTCCAGGCTGCTGATTGACTTTCTGCGCAACCGTTCCCCCACCTGGATTTACACCACAGGCCTCTCTCCAGCCGATACCGCTGCCGCCCTGGCGGCAGTGACGATCGTGCGAGGGGAACCCGATCGTCGCACCCGCCTCTGGCATAATGTCCAACGGTTGAAAGAGCTCCTGTCCCAGGATTTCCCCACCCCACCACCATGGCAGCAATTACCCTCGGATTCACCCATTCTCTGCTTGCAGGTGACAGATGCAGCCACAGTCCTGGCAATGGGCCAACATCTGAAACAATCTGGTCTCTTTGTCTCCGCTATCCGTCCACCCACAGCCCCCACCAGTCGAATTCGACTCACCGTGATGTCCAGCCACCAGGAAGGGCATTTGCAGCAATTGAGTCAGGGATTACGATCGTGGCTCTCTGGAAAAAAACCGTAG
- a CDS encoding type IV pilus twitching motility protein PilT — MTEPQRPPVPPPPASAPRVPPPPPMRPPAGAGAEATQRMPSPAEATQRMPSPPMPAAAPPQNVAAPAPVSAPPAPSHRPSAPPGISTSARTTPSSGSPTLEQLVREAYEKGYSDVHLGVGEVPRFRNRGEIDPTNYPVTDEVTFMSWLREILREEELKKFQDTLDFDGAAQYDFARIRINIFDSLRGPSMVLRLIPMKILTMEELNLPEVFRDICHYHKGLILVTGPTGSGKSTTMAAMIDYINKEMPKNIISIEDPVEFVHQSRRSLIKQREVGIHTMKFDNALKASLREDPDIILIGEMRDRETVNTALKAAQTGHLVFGTLHTNSAVKTIERILNLYNPEEQGPMRIQIAESLVAVIAQALVRTTDGKRAAIHEIMINTDAIRDWIKRGEVDEIEAIIPKSNFDGMVTMNQSLYRLYEAGRITEETALDASPKPNEMAQTLRGRV, encoded by the coding sequence ATGACAGAACCACAGCGCCCCCCCGTTCCTCCTCCGCCTGCGTCTGCTCCTCGCGTTCCGCCGCCGCCACCCATGCGGCCTCCTGCTGGTGCTGGTGCTGAGGCAACTCAGCGGATGCCTTCTCCGGCTGAGGCAACTCAGCGGATGCCTTCTCCACCTATGCCAGCTGCAGCACCGCCTCAGAATGTCGCTGCACCGGCACCAGTATCAGCACCGCCAGCACCGAGTCACCGTCCCAGTGCCCCTCCTGGTATATCAACTTCTGCTAGAACTACACCTAGTTCTGGCTCCCCTACGTTAGAGCAGCTAGTCCGAGAAGCTTACGAAAAAGGCTATTCAGACGTCCATTTGGGCGTTGGTGAGGTGCCCCGCTTCCGAAATCGGGGTGAAATTGATCCGACAAACTATCCAGTCACGGATGAAGTGACCTTTATGAGTTGGCTGCGCGAGATTCTAAGAGAAGAGGAACTGAAAAAATTTCAGGATACCCTGGACTTTGATGGTGCTGCGCAGTATGACTTTGCTCGGATCCGGATCAATATTTTTGATTCTCTGCGGGGACCCTCTATGGTCTTGCGGTTGATTCCGATGAAGATTCTGACGATGGAAGAGCTCAACCTGCCAGAGGTGTTCAGGGATATTTGCCACTATCACAAGGGGTTGATTCTTGTAACGGGTCCGACTGGTTCTGGTAAGTCAACGACTATGGCAGCCATGATTGACTACATCAATAAAGAGATGCCGAAAAACATCATTTCTATTGAGGATCCAGTTGAATTTGTGCATCAAAGCCGCCGATCGCTGATTAAGCAGCGGGAAGTTGGTATTCACACCATGAAGTTTGATAATGCTCTGAAAGCTTCTCTGCGGGAAGACCCAGATATTATTCTGATTGGGGAAATGCGGGACCGGGAAACGGTTAATACAGCATTGAAAGCAGCTCAAACCGGTCACCTTGTTTTTGGAACCTTGCACACCAACAGTGCTGTTAAAACCATTGAACGGATTTTGAACCTTTATAACCCTGAAGAGCAAGGACCCATGCGGATTCAAATTGCTGAATCTCTGGTTGCGGTCATTGCCCAGGCTTTGGTACGAACTACGGATGGAAAACGCGCGGCCATTCACGAAATCATGATTAATACAGATGCCATTCGAGACTGGATTAAGAGAGGTGAAGTGGATGAAATTGAGGCGATTATTCCCAAGTCAAACTTCGATGGTATGGTGACAATGAACCAATCCCTCTACAGGCTTTATGAGGCGGGCCGCATTACTGAAGAAACGGCCCTGGATGCATCACCTAAACCAAATGAGATGGCGCAAACCTTGCGTGGTCGTGTTTAA
- a CDS encoding DUF1823 family protein translates to MTTIPPLTLETIWAILKDEIDDDTANQLVWCSLGYRYDEATQQWQTDKVSPDWRQDYPEPPNFIESRPATVKLTRSIPTANKQLLKEKLGFAGYKVGELIPRLTRRATLANWLLSYLEDHG, encoded by the coding sequence ATGACCACAATTCCTCCCCTCACCTTAGAAACCATTTGGGCCATTCTGAAGGATGAGATTGATGATGACACAGCCAATCAACTGGTCTGGTGCAGTCTGGGATATCGCTATGATGAAGCAACCCAACAATGGCAAACAGACAAAGTTTCTCCAGATTGGCGTCAGGACTATCCAGAACCCCCCAATTTCATTGAGAGTCGTCCAGCCACCGTAAAATTAACCCGATCGATTCCCACTGCAAATAAGCAACTCCTGAAGGAAAAATTGGGATTTGCCGGGTACAAAGTTGGCGAACTCATTCCCCGGCTCACCCGACGAGCAACCCTGGCAAACTGGTTGCTCAGCTATCTAGAAGACCATGGGTAA
- a CDS encoding phosphomannose isomerase type II C-terminal cupin domain yields MLAALTIPGNKSMTELRPWGSFTILDQGVGYKIKRIEVRPGHRLSLQMHYHRSEHWIVVSGTARVLCDGDSITLHNNQSTYVPQTKSHRLENPGVIPLVLIEVQNGEYLGEDDIVRLEDDYARIP; encoded by the coding sequence ATGCTGGCTGCTCTGACTATTCCTGGTAACAAATCCATGACAGAACTGCGTCCCTGGGGGTCTTTTACGATTCTGGATCAGGGGGTAGGGTATAAAATCAAGCGGATTGAAGTGAGGCCTGGTCATCGCTTGAGCCTCCAGATGCACTATCATCGCAGCGAACACTGGATCGTTGTTTCTGGAACCGCCAGGGTGCTTTGTGATGGCGATAGTATTACCCTGCATAATAATCAGTCCACCTATGTGCCTCAAACGAAAAGCCATCGCCTGGAAAATCCTGGCGTCATTCCTCTGGTGTTGATTGAGGTCCAGAACGGTGAGTACCTTGGGGAGGATGATATTGTGCGTCTGGAAGATGACTATGCCCGAATTCCCTGA
- a CDS encoding glutaredoxin family protein, with protein MHLVLYSKPGCHLCEGLEEKLRQIEGISLNLEVRDITTREDWSTAYQYEIPVLYLLSAKAEGSQGSPENGDSPSLIPIPRPSPRANVKQLAQLLQKYITVNN; from the coding sequence ATGCATCTGGTTCTTTATAGCAAGCCCGGTTGCCATCTGTGCGAGGGACTGGAAGAAAAATTGAGACAGATCGAAGGCATCTCTCTGAACCTGGAAGTTCGGGACATCACTACCCGTGAGGATTGGTCCACCGCTTATCAGTATGAGATCCCAGTTCTTTACCTCCTCTCAGCAAAAGCAGAAGGCAGCCAGGGCAGTCCGGAGAATGGAGACAGCCCCTCTCTGATACCTATTCCCCGACCTTCTCCCCGGGCCAACGTGAAACAATTGGCGCAATTGTTACAGAAGTACATCACCGTCAATAATTAA
- a CDS encoding YbjN domain-containing protein has translation MDFETAGQKACYEKIAPWMQDLFGDSLVPYEIEPVFSINFGSAIAYTKVAPWDDEDDAIIITRSFVVTDIAINADLTYYLLHLNESLLFGAFGLDSDDDIVFEHNLIGSTCDQEELRMSVMTVIRIADEYDDEIVETWGGQRALDRMLLKMLDSE, from the coding sequence ATGGACTTTGAGACTGCTGGCCAGAAAGCTTGTTATGAAAAAATTGCCCCCTGGATGCAGGATTTGTTCGGTGATTCTCTGGTGCCTTATGAGATTGAACCGGTATTCAGCATTAACTTTGGCTCAGCGATCGCTTACACCAAGGTCGCTCCCTGGGATGATGAAGATGACGCGATTATCATCACCCGTTCCTTTGTCGTGACGGATATTGCAATCAATGCTGACCTGACCTACTATCTGCTTCATCTCAATGAGAGTCTCCTCTTTGGCGCTTTTGGTCTGGATAGTGATGACGATATTGTGTTTGAACATAATTTGATTGGCTCGACCTGTGATCAGGAAGAATTACGGATGTCGGTCATGACTGTGATTCGTATTGCTGACGAGTACGATGATGAAATTGTTGAAACCTGGGGGGGGCAGAGGGCTCTGGACCGAATGTTACTGAAAATGTTAGATAGTGAATGA
- the fba gene encoding class II fructose-bisphosphate aldolase (catalyzes the reversible aldol condensation of dihydroxyacetonephosphate and glyceraldehyde 3-phosphate in the Calvin cycle, glycolysis, and/or gluconeogenesis), which produces MALVPMRLLLDHAAENGYGIPAFNVNNMEQIQAIMQAAHETDSPVILQASRGARKYAGENFLRHLILAAVETYPHIPIVMHQDHGNEPATCYSAIKNGFTSVMMDGSLQADAKTPASYDYNVSVTSEVVKVAHAIGASVEGELGCLGSLETGKGEAEDGHGFEGELDHSMLLTDPDEAVDFVERTQVDALAVAIGTSHGAYKFTRKPTGEILAISRIEEIHSRLPNTHLVMHGSSSVPEDLIALINQFGGAIPETYGVPVEEIQKGIKSGVRKVNIDTDNRLAITAAVREALAKDTKEFDPRHFLKPSIKYMQKVCADRYQQFWSAGNASKIKQVSLEEYAAKYAKGELNQVAKKALAV; this is translated from the coding sequence ATGGCGCTCGTTCCTATGCGACTGCTGCTTGATCACGCGGCTGAGAACGGTTATGGCATTCCTGCATTTAATGTCAATAACATGGAGCAGATCCAGGCCATTATGCAGGCTGCCCATGAAACCGATAGCCCTGTGATTCTGCAGGCTTCTCGGGGCGCTCGGAAGTATGCGGGAGAAAATTTCCTGCGTCACCTGATCCTGGCTGCGGTGGAAACCTACCCTCATATCCCTATTGTGATGCACCAGGATCACGGTAATGAGCCTGCAACCTGTTACTCTGCCATTAAGAATGGTTTCACCAGTGTAATGATGGACGGTTCCCTGCAAGCAGATGCTAAAACCCCTGCCAGCTATGACTACAATGTATCGGTCACTAGTGAAGTGGTCAAAGTTGCTCACGCGATCGGTGCTTCTGTAGAAGGTGAACTGGGTTGCCTGGGTTCTCTAGAAACCGGTAAAGGTGAAGCAGAGGATGGTCACGGTTTTGAAGGTGAACTGGATCATTCCATGTTGTTGACTGATCCGGATGAAGCGGTTGATTTTGTAGAGCGGACTCAGGTGGATGCTCTGGCTGTGGCGATCGGAACCAGCCATGGGGCTTATAAGTTCACCCGTAAGCCGACTGGTGAAATTCTGGCCATCAGCCGGATCGAAGAAATCCATAGCCGTTTGCCCAATACCCACCTGGTCATGCATGGCTCTTCTTCCGTCCCTGAAGATCTGATTGCTCTGATCAATCAGTTTGGTGGTGCGATTCCTGAAACCTACGGGGTGCCTGTGGAGGAGATCCAGAAGGGCATTAAGAGTGGTGTGCGGAAGGTCAACATTGATACGGATAACCGTCTGGCGATCACGGCTGCTGTACGAGAAGCCCTGGCGAAGGATACGAAGGAATTTGATCCCCGTCACTTCCTCAAGCCTTCCATCAAGTACATGCAAAAGGTTTGTGCTGACCGTTACCAGCAATTCTGGTCTGCTGGCAACGCGAGCAAGATTAAGCAAGTCTCTCTGGAAGAGTATGCGGCTAAGTATGCCAAGGGTGAATTGAATCAGGTGGCTAAGAAAGCTCTGGCCGTGTAA
- the cysH gene encoding phosphoadenosine phosphosulfate reductase has product MSYPVSSLIQVSDLDLAQLNRKFDLANPGRILAWCVENLPTGLVQASAFNVDDMVLTDILYRALRPVKPVPVLFLDTLHHFPETLDLVAQAKALYRLNLKVYRIQCLRSAEAFAAKYGEAFWKQDIEKFHYLTKIEPLQRGLSDLGSVAWITGRRRDQSPTRSEMPVFEWDHQGRLKVNPLANWKRKESWAYVFEHDVIYNPLHDHGYSSIGDEPLTTPIREGEDERAGRWRGTNKTECGIHI; this is encoded by the coding sequence ATGTCTTATCCTGTAAGCTCTCTGATTCAAGTCTCAGACCTTGATCTGGCCCAACTTAATCGTAAATTTGACCTGGCAAATCCGGGTCGTATTCTGGCCTGGTGCGTGGAGAACCTGCCAACAGGGTTGGTGCAGGCCAGTGCTTTTAATGTGGATGACATGGTTTTGACAGATATCCTGTATCGAGCGTTAAGGCCGGTTAAACCAGTTCCGGTTCTGTTTTTGGATACCCTGCATCACTTTCCCGAAACGTTGGACCTGGTGGCCCAGGCTAAAGCACTCTATCGTCTCAATCTCAAGGTTTATCGGATTCAATGCCTTCGATCGGCAGAAGCGTTTGCGGCGAAATATGGGGAAGCCTTCTGGAAACAGGATATTGAGAAGTTTCATTACCTGACGAAGATTGAACCCTTACAGCGGGGATTGTCTGATCTGGGATCTGTAGCCTGGATTACTGGAAGAAGACGCGATCAGTCTCCCACTCGCTCGGAGATGCCAGTGTTTGAATGGGATCACCAGGGGCGGTTGAAAGTGAATCCTCTGGCAAATTGGAAGCGCAAAGAAAGCTGGGCTTATGTCTTTGAACATGATGTGATTTATAACCCGCTCCATGATCATGGCTATTCCAGCATCGGCGATGAGCCGCTCACAACGCCCATTCGGGAAGGGGAGGACGAGCGGGCAGGGCGCTGGCGGGGAACCAACAAAACGGAATGTGGCATCCACATCTGA
- the wecB gene encoding UDP-N-acetylglucosamine 2-epimerase (non-hydrolyzing): MPPLTVRVCLIVGTRPEAIKMAPVIRLFRQSPQFDTQVVLTGQHREMVDQVMQLFNLQADHDLAIMQAGQTLTDITCRSLQGLETLFAQIQPQIVLVQGDTTTALAAALAAFYQKIPIGHVEAGLRTDDLFNPYPEEANRRLISQLTQFHFAPTTLAVENLQRSGVVGAIHQTGNTVIDALLSIASRQPNCPIPGLDWDNYRVILATVHRRENWGAPLDDIAQGFLQILNKFSDTALLLPLHRNPTVREPLKAILGNHPRAFLTEPLDYAELVGAIQRCYLLMTDSGGLQEEAPSLGKPVLVLRETTERPEAVAAGTAKLIGTIPDNIVSTASELLRDPKAYQAMANAANPFGDGFAANRILKIVEAHF, from the coding sequence ATGCCTCCATTGACTGTACGTGTTTGTTTGATAGTGGGCACTCGTCCGGAAGCCATCAAAATGGCCCCTGTAATTCGCCTATTTCGACAATCGCCTCAATTTGACACTCAAGTTGTCTTAACCGGTCAACATCGAGAAATGGTTGATCAAGTCATGCAATTATTTAATTTGCAAGCAGACCATGATTTAGCCATCATGCAGGCTGGTCAAACCCTGACAGACATTACTTGTCGTAGCTTGCAAGGCCTAGAAACCCTGTTTGCTCAAATTCAACCTCAGATTGTTCTGGTCCAAGGGGACACAACAACAGCTTTAGCTGCAGCCTTAGCCGCGTTTTATCAGAAAATTCCCATAGGCCATGTAGAAGCGGGCTTGCGTACAGACGATCTATTTAACCCTTATCCAGAAGAGGCAAACCGGCGGCTGATTTCTCAATTGACGCAATTCCATTTTGCCCCCACTACCTTAGCTGTGGAAAATTTACAACGATCGGGGGTAGTGGGAGCAATTCACCAGACTGGTAATACCGTTATTGATGCTCTTTTGTCGATCGCCAGCCGCCAGCCTAATTGCCCTATACCAGGGCTGGATTGGGACAACTACAGGGTCATCCTGGCTACCGTGCATCGTCGGGAGAATTGGGGTGCTCCCCTTGACGACATTGCCCAGGGTTTCCTGCAGATTTTGAACAAATTTTCAGATACAGCACTCCTGCTGCCATTACACCGGAATCCTACCGTTAGAGAACCCCTCAAAGCAATCCTGGGTAACCACCCACGGGCTTTTCTGACAGAGCCACTAGACTATGCTGAGTTGGTCGGTGCTATTCAGCGTTGCTATCTCTTAATGACGGATTCTGGAGGACTGCAAGAGGAAGCCCCCAGTTTGGGTAAGCCAGTTCTAGTGTTGCGGGAAACGACGGAGCGACCGGAAGCAGTAGCTGCTGGCACAGCTAAATTAATCGGCACTATCCCAGACAACATTGTCAGTACAGCCTCAGAATTACTGAGGGACCCCAAAGCATATCAAGCAATGGCTAATGCGGCTAATCCTTTTGGAGATGGGTTTGCGGCCAATCGCATCTTAAAGATTGTCGAGGCTCACTTTTAA
- a CDS encoding DUF2358 domain-containing protein: protein MVKDILEILQEDYRQFPHNQTYSLYAQDVYFQDPLTRFRGLDRYRQMIGFIQTWFLEPHLDLHKIEREHDRITTSWSLSWTTPLPWKPRITILGWSEMTLNSEELIISHIDYWSCSPWNVVRQHLPFS, encoded by the coding sequence ATGGTCAAAGATATTTTAGAAATCCTGCAAGAGGACTATCGTCAATTTCCTCATAATCAGACCTACAGTCTCTATGCCCAGGACGTTTACTTTCAAGATCCCTTAACTCGATTCCGGGGACTCGATCGGTATCGTCAAATGATTGGTTTTATTCAAACCTGGTTTCTAGAACCCCACCTGGATTTGCACAAAATCGAGCGAGAGCACGATCGGATTACAACATCCTGGAGCTTGAGTTGGACCACTCCCTTGCCCTGGAAACCTAGAATCACCATCCTCGGCTGGAGCGAGATGACACTCAATTCAGAGGAACTAATTATCTCTCATATTGATTATTGGAGCTGTTCCCCCTGGAATGTTGTCAGGCAACACCTGCCATTTTCCTAA